CCCAATGGCCGAGACTCCATGTTCGCCCTGCGGGAAACCGTGATCGCCAAGCACAATAACGTAGGTGTCCTTGAACCAGCTCTCATGCGAAAGGCGTTCCAAAAAACGGCCCATCTGTTTGTCGGCCCAGTTCATGGTAAAGCGCATTCTCTCGGGTTGCGGGAGCGCCTTTGCCGAGTCGCTCATGTTGGGCACCAACTTGAAGGGGTAATGGTTGCTGCGGGTAATCATCGCCGCCAAGAAAGGTTTGCCTTCGCTTGCCGCCGCAGGGGCGAGCGTATCACGTATATAGTCCGCGGTCACATCAAAGAAGGTGGAGTCGTCCTCGAAAGCACGGTCGTAATGCGTACGGTCGTACCACTTTTGGAACCATACAGACAAATTATCCCACGCCGGGTCGGCGGCACTAAAGAAATGCGCCTTGTAACCGTTGTCGCGCAAAATCGAGGCAAAGCTCGGTACATCCACATGGGCAAGTTCCGAAGCAGTCAATTTGTAACGGTGCGTCGGGAAACCAAAGTGCGTCGAGAGCACGCCGCCCACGGTAGGCACGCCGCTCGCATAAAAACGGGTCCACGCCTCGCCCACCCTCGCCATGGAATCCATCACGGGCGTCACACTCCCGCGCGGGTCTTCGGGATTCATGTAACCCACGTCTAGGCCGCGCTGCGACTCCAAAAAAATCACCAAAAAATTCGGATGTTCCGGCACGGGCGTGGCAACAGCCGTAGGCAAGTCACGCGGCACGCGATACATGGGGTATTCATCGTCAGGATATTCGTACCCCTCGGCCTCGGGCCCTTCGACCTCGGCCCAGTATTTGCGCGACAGGTTTACGGCAGCCTTAATAAACGCCGGATCCTCTTCACCGCTGCCCCAAACAATCTGCTGCAAGTCGTGCGTAAGGATTTGCACCACCGGCTGCAGTTTGCGCATGCGGTTCGTGCCCTTCCAAATCACGTTCAAAAAGAGCTCCGAAAAAACGAAGAAAGCTACACAGCCAATAAGCCAACCCCGCAAAAGCGAAACGCGAATGTTGTGGCGAGCAAATGCCATAAAAATCAAACGGTACAAAAATATCGCCAGCGGGACAATGCCCACCAAAAGCACCCACTGCAAATACGGAATTGACAAGTCCGACGAAACGTAGTCGGGCAAAATGGCAAGCGACGAGGCGTCCTTGTAGTTGTCCAAAAGCGAAATTGAAAAATGCGTACCCAAAAAACGTTGGATTTCGTGGTCCAAAAGGGTGAACGGCAAAAGGATTCCTTGCAGCACGCAAAATACGGGCAGAACTCCCTTACGGACTCTGGACGCCGTCGGGAGGAACAAGGCCAACAGCAAAAACGGAAGTGCCATCTCGGCAATCCAAATGTAGTCGATGCAGAGGGCGTGGAAAATGTACCAGTCGGGCTTGGCTACAAACGGGATACCGTACGGGTTACTGCGGAACAAAAGTACAAAACGGAGCAAGCCATGCACCGCCCAAAAGGCAAAGACGGCGGCAATCACTCGAAATACT
The window above is part of the Fibrobacter sp. UWP2 genome. Proteins encoded here:
- a CDS encoding LTA synthase family protein; this encodes MNTNDQRQIRLQAVFRVIAAVFAFWAVHGLLRFVLLFRSNPYGIPFVAKPDWYIFHALCIDYIWIAEMALPFLLLALFLPTASRVRKGVLPVFCVLQGILLPFTLLDHEIQRFLGTHFSISLLDNYKDASSLAILPDYVSSDLSIPYLQWVLLVGIVPLAIFLYRLIFMAFARHNIRVSLLRGWLIGCVAFFVFSELFLNVIWKGTNRMRKLQPVVQILTHDLQQIVWGSGEEDPAFIKAAVNLSRKYWAEVEGPEAEGYEYPDDEYPMYRVPRDLPTAVATPVPEHPNFLVIFLESQRGLDVGYMNPEDPRGSVTPVMDSMARVGEAWTRFYASGVPTVGGVLSTHFGFPTHRYKLTASELAHVDVPSFASILRDNGYKAHFFSAADPAWDNLSVWFQKWYDRTHYDRAFEDDSTFFDVTADYIRDTLAPAAASEGKPFLAAMITRSNHYPFKLVPNMSDSAKALPQPERMRFTMNWADKQMGRFLERLSHESWFKDTYVIVLGDHGFPQGEHGVSAIGSEAYSNVTLIPLVLNGPGLNAGTLHELAACQSDVAPTILHLAHVRAANSFMGHNLLRPHQKSFAVGTHSGKIAFAVDDLRLLGDAARGGEAKLYRYTIDKGEDKPLGNENEADLKRLRALADTLIGLNDWILAKNRVQKP